In one window of Gemmatimonadota bacterium DNA:
- a CDS encoding SCO family protein gives MALAAILTISAAWWWLALAPLGDDAPAWVVLTREVCFGASRTGLPHAGGWLLLIGEPIGMLGVLTIVWGAELRTGLARLHRGFAGRAASTVVVLLLASGLLTAGRRVAGARGLADGEPFAVTAALPERGRAPAEPLALRDQLGGVTRLDDYLGRWVMVTFAFGHCEDICPVIVQQAKRARADEGADSVPLLVISLDPWRDAPERLGAIATAWELAPHDRALSGSVDEVNAALDAWRIARQRDPDTGMIAHGSTIVLVDPGGREAWRIEGAPQRVREALAIAQRERTAR, from the coding sequence GTGGCACTCGCGGCGATCCTCACCATCAGCGCCGCCTGGTGGTGGCTCGCGCTGGCGCCGCTCGGAGACGACGCGCCGGCGTGGGTCGTGCTCACCCGCGAGGTCTGCTTCGGGGCCTCGCGCACCGGGCTGCCCCATGCCGGGGGCTGGCTCCTGCTCATCGGAGAGCCCATCGGCATGCTCGGGGTGCTCACCATCGTCTGGGGCGCGGAACTGCGCACCGGACTCGCCCGGCTCCACCGCGGCTTCGCTGGCCGCGCTGCGTCGACGGTCGTCGTGCTCCTGCTCGCGAGCGGGCTCCTCACCGCGGGTCGGCGCGTCGCTGGCGCGCGCGGACTCGCGGACGGCGAGCCGTTCGCGGTCACCGCCGCGCTGCCGGAGCGCGGACGCGCGCCGGCGGAGCCGCTCGCGCTGCGGGACCAGCTCGGCGGCGTGACTCGGCTCGACGACTACCTCGGTCGATGGGTGATGGTCACGTTCGCCTTCGGCCACTGCGAGGACATCTGCCCCGTGATCGTGCAGCAGGCCAAGCGCGCCCGCGCCGACGAGGGCGCGGATTCGGTCCCGCTGCTCGTCATCTCGCTCGATCCGTGGCGCGACGCACCCGAACGGCTCGGCGCGATCGCGACCGCGTGGGAGCTCGCCCCGCACGACCGCGCCCTCTCCGGCAGCGTGGACGAGGTGAACGCCGCACTCGATGCGTGGCGCATCGCGCGCCAGCGCGACCCGGACACCGGCATGATCGCGCATGGCAGCACCATCGTGCTCGTCGATCCGGGCGGACGCGAGGCGTGGCGCATCGAAGGGGCGCCGCAACGCGTGCGCGAGGCCCTCGCGATCGCGCAGCGCGAGCGCACCGCGCGCTGA
- a CDS encoding cbb3-type cytochrome c oxidase subunit I yields the protein MTAPALETGLFRTCPATGRRIHSGAEALIKANAVVAVVALLVGAIAALLLVLTRWQAVHLLPATWYYRLLGVHGMNMLIFFIIYFEMAVLWFAGTVLLNARPAAPRFGWFNFGLMLLGTLMVEWAQWTGRADVLFTSYVPLKAHPIFYLGIILFAVGALLVTAQFFATITIAKRERTYEGSMPLVVYGALTAAIIAVITLLHGALIYIPTFLWSIGLIKTIDPQIYKMIWWALGHSSQQINMAAQVSIWYMLGSLTVGAVVLNEKVSRSAFVLYVLFISMASAHHLLVDPGFGSAWKITNTSYFMYMAVLASMIHGFTIPAGMELGMRLRGYTQGLFGWLRRAPWGDPGFSSLVLSVIFFGFVGGITGVTIGTEQINIIAHNTLRVPGHFHATVVSGTAMAFMGATYYLLPLIFRRKVAFWGFAKVQPYLFSFGILFLSMGMTFAGSFGVPRRHWDISFSGAPFSVEFNPAVDLVLALMGIGGIMAVTAALGFILIAVKSVFFGEPLGEITRGVAMVGVPQGLTHPPTHSADVDTRNAEMHAPARGWMGPTPGTIVLVAVFLLAFIAYYFTNWKLLSFLWKVG from the coding sequence GTGACCGCCCCCGCACTGGAGACCGGACTCTTCCGCACCTGCCCCGCCACCGGCCGGCGGATCCATTCCGGGGCCGAGGCGCTGATCAAGGCCAACGCCGTGGTCGCCGTGGTGGCGCTGCTCGTCGGTGCGATCGCCGCGCTGCTGCTGGTGCTCACGCGCTGGCAGGCCGTGCACCTCCTGCCCGCCACCTGGTACTACCGGCTGCTCGGCGTGCACGGCATGAACATGCTGATCTTCTTCATCATCTACTTCGAGATGGCGGTGCTCTGGTTCGCCGGCACCGTGCTGCTCAATGCGCGGCCGGCCGCACCGCGGTTCGGGTGGTTCAACTTCGGGCTGATGCTCCTCGGCACGCTCATGGTGGAGTGGGCGCAGTGGACCGGCCGCGCCGACGTGCTCTTCACGTCGTACGTGCCGCTCAAGGCGCATCCGATCTTCTACCTCGGCATCATCCTCTTCGCCGTCGGCGCCCTGCTGGTGACCGCGCAGTTCTTCGCGACGATCACCATCGCCAAGCGCGAGCGCACCTACGAAGGGTCCATGCCGCTCGTGGTGTACGGCGCGCTCACGGCGGCGATCATCGCCGTGATCACGCTGCTCCACGGCGCGCTCATCTACATCCCCACCTTCCTCTGGTCCATCGGGCTCATCAAGACGATCGACCCGCAGATCTACAAGATGATCTGGTGGGCGCTCGGCCATTCGTCGCAGCAGATCAACATGGCCGCGCAGGTCTCCATCTGGTACATGCTCGGCTCACTGACGGTCGGCGCGGTGGTGCTCAACGAGAAGGTCAGCCGCAGCGCCTTCGTGCTCTACGTGCTCTTCATCTCCATGGCCTCGGCGCACCACCTGCTCGTGGACCCGGGCTTCGGCTCGGCATGGAAGATCACCAACACCTCGTACTTCATGTACATGGCCGTGCTGGCCTCGATGATCCACGGCTTCACCATCCCCGCCGGCATGGAACTCGGGATGCGGCTCCGCGGCTACACGCAGGGGCTCTTCGGGTGGCTCCGGCGCGCACCCTGGGGCGACCCGGGCTTCAGCTCGCTGGTGTTGTCGGTGATCTTCTTCGGCTTCGTCGGCGGCATCACCGGCGTCACCATCGGCACCGAGCAGATCAACATCATCGCGCACAACACGCTGCGCGTGCCGGGGCACTTCCACGCCACCGTCGTGAGCGGCACGGCGATGGCCTTCATGGGTGCGACCTACTACCTCCTGCCGCTGATCTTCCGGCGGAAGGTCGCGTTCTGGGGATTCGCGAAGGTCCAGCCGTACCTCTTCTCCTTCGGCATCCTCTTCCTGTCCATGGGGATGACCTTCGCCGGCAGCTTCGGCGTGCCGCGGCGCCATTGGGACATCTCGTTCAGCGGCGCCCCGTTCAGCGTGGAGTTCAACCCGGCGGTGGACCTCGTGCTCGCGCTGATGGGGATCGGCGGCATCATGGCCGTCACCGCCGCACTGGGCTTCATCCTCATCGCCGTGAAGTCGGTCTTCTTCGGTGAGCCGCTCGGCGAGATCACGCGCGGCGTCGCCATGGTCGGCGTGCCGCAGGGACTCACGCATCCGCCCACGCACTCCGCCGACGTGGACACCCGGAACGCGGAGATGCACGCGCCGGCCCGCGGATGGATGGGCCCCACACCGGGGACGATCGTCCTCGTCGCCGTCTTCCTGCTCGCGTTCATCGCCTACTACTTCACCAATTGGAAGCTCCTCTCGTTCCTCTGGAAGGTCGGCTGA
- a CDS encoding cytochrome C oxidase subunit II, producing the protein MLTKVHTGLDPVPGVWWKPAHKAEKVWVAIAFFWCMVLFAMMPLWHWKGGQNPSGVRRKVEPRAFYERTVAFAAQYKVGEDQGIPIVAPPPGSDIYLTALSFQWYPILQLEQGKEYMLHLSSLDVNHGFSLYPLNVNFAVSPGYDYGLRVTPTASGDFRIICNEFCGIGHHTMVGRVIVVDAAGAPVADNAASTIKRGDEP; encoded by the coding sequence ATGCTGACCAAGGTCCACACGGGGCTCGACCCCGTTCCCGGCGTGTGGTGGAAGCCGGCGCACAAGGCGGAGAAGGTGTGGGTCGCCATCGCGTTCTTCTGGTGCATGGTGCTCTTCGCGATGATGCCGCTCTGGCACTGGAAGGGCGGGCAGAACCCGTCCGGCGTGCGCCGCAAGGTCGAACCCCGCGCGTTCTACGAGCGCACGGTCGCGTTCGCCGCGCAGTACAAGGTCGGCGAGGACCAGGGGATCCCCATCGTCGCGCCGCCGCCGGGGAGCGACATCTATCTCACCGCGCTCTCCTTCCAATGGTACCCCATCCTGCAGCTCGAGCAGGGCAAGGAGTACATGCTGCACCTGTCGTCGCTCGACGTGAACCACGGCTTCAGCCTGTATCCGCTGAACGTGAACTTCGCCGTATCGCCCGGCTACGACTACGGCCTGCGCGTGACGCCCACGGCCTCCGGTGACTTCCGCATCATCTGCAACGAGTTCTGCGGCATCGGGCACCACACCATGGTCGGCCGCGTGATCGTCGTGGATGCGGCCGGCGCGCCGGTCGCGGACAACGCGGCCTCCACCATCAAGCGGGGGGACGAACCGTGA